The proteins below come from a single Bacillota bacterium genomic window:
- a CDS encoding cob(I)yrinic acid a,c-diamide adenosyltransferase codes for MVKRRTGRIKDALVQIYTGAGKGKTTAALGLAMRAIGHGYRVRMIQFMKGTTYTGELRAAERLGPGLEIYQFGRDCQYSEEMAAGTAQCTGCGDCFVRRGEVTQADIELAAEAYVLALRTLKRVEADIVILDEISNALEYELLSVGDVVKLVGERPPGVELVLTGRNMPPELIQVADLVTEMHMVKHPFEKGIPARRGIEY; via the coding sequence TTGGTCAAGAGGCGCACCGGCCGGATCAAAGACGCTCTAGTCCAGATCTACACCGGCGCGGGCAAGGGCAAGACTACCGCCGCCTTGGGCCTCGCTATGAGAGCGATTGGCCATGGATACCGGGTCCGCATGATCCAGTTCATGAAGGGAACTACTTACACAGGAGAACTCAGGGCGGCTGAGAGACTTGGCCCCGGCCTGGAAATCTACCAGTTCGGCAGGGACTGTCAGTACTCGGAAGAGATGGCGGCCGGCACGGCGCAGTGCACGGGCTGCGGCGACTGTTTCGTGAGAAGAGGCGAGGTAACCCAGGCCGATATCGAACTCGCCGCGGAGGCTTACGTCCTGGCTCTGCGCACTCTGAAGAGGGTGGAAGCGGACATCGTGATACTCGACGAGATCTCCAATGCTTTGGAGTATGAGCTTCTTTCAGTGGGTGATGTCGTGAAGCTCGTGGGGGAACGGCCCCCAGGTGTGGAACTGGTCCTGACGGGGCGCAATATGCCTCCCGAGCTGATTCAGGTTGCGGACCTCGTGACGGAGATGCACATGGTCAAGCACCCGTTTGAAAAGGGAATACCCGCAAGGCGCGGGATAGAGTACTAG